From Oncorhynchus mykiss isolate Arlee chromosome 25, USDA_OmykA_1.1, whole genome shotgun sequence, a single genomic window includes:
- the LOC118944289 gene encoding uncharacterized protein LOC118944289 isoform X5: protein MFRSNVSHLVPCSVPMYLILYHVPFQCISSCTMFRSNVSHLVQCSVPMYLILYHVPFQCISSCTLYHGPFQCISSCTMFRSNVSHLVPCSVPMYLILYHVPFQCISSCTMFRSNVSHLVPCSVPMYLILYLVPCSVPMYLILYHVPFQCISSCTMFRSNVSHLVPCSVPMYLILYHVPFQCISSCTMFRSNVSHLVPCTMFRSNVSHLVPCSVPMYLILYHVPFQCISSFTLHHVPFQCISSCTMFRSNVSHLVPCTMVRSKVSHFVPCSVPMYLILYHVPFQCISSCTMFRSNVSHLVPCSVPMYLILYLVPCSVPMYLILYHVPFQCISSCTMFRSNVSHLVPCSVPMYLILYHVPFQCISSCTLYHVPFQCISSCTMFRSNVSHLVPCSVPMYLILYHVPFQCISSCTMFRSNVSHLVPCTTFCHELQCFYHVHLAFVHVPNGTLFPI from the exons AT GTTCCGTTCCAATGTATCTCATCTTGTACCATGTTCCGTTCCAATGTATCTCATCTTGTACCATGTTCCGTTCCAATGTATCTCATCTTGTACCATGTTCCGTTCCAATGTATCTCATCTTGTACAATGTTCCGTTCCAATGTATCTCATCTTGTACCATGTTCCGTTCCAATGTATCTCATCTTGTACCTTGTACCATGGTCCGTTCCAATGTATCTCATCTTGTACCATGTTCCGTTCCAATGTATCTCATCTTGTACCATGTTCCGTTCCAATGTATCTCATCTTGTACCATGTTCCGTTCCAATGTATCTCATCTTGTACAATGTTCCGTTCCAATGTATCTCATCTTGTACCATGTTCCGTTCCAATGTATCTCATCTTGTACCTTGTACCATGTTCCGTTCCAATGTATCTCATCTTGTACCATGTTCCGTTCCAATGTATCTCATCTTGTACCATGTTCCGTTCCAATGTATCTCATCTTGTACCATGTTCCGTTCCAATGTATCTCATCTTGTACCATGTTCCGTTCCAATGTATCTCATCTTGCACCATGTTCCGTTCCAATGTATCTCATCTTGTACCTTGTACCATGTTCCGTTCCAATGTATCTCATCTTGTACCATGTTCCGTTCCAATGTATCTCATCTTGTACCATGTTCCGTTCCAATGTATCTCATCTTTTACCTTGCACCATGTTCCGTTCCAATGTATCTCATCTTGTACCATGTTCCGTTCCAATGTATCTCATCTTGTACCTTGTACCATGGTCCGTTCCAAAGTATCTCATTTTGTACCATGTTCCGTTCCAATGTATCTCATCTTGTACCATGTTCCGTTCCAATGTATCTCATCTTGTACAATGTTCCGTTCCAATGTATCTCATCTTGTACCATGTTCCGTTCCAATGTATCTCATCTTGTACCTTGTACCATGTTCCGTTCCAATGTATCTCATCTTGTACCATGTTCCGTTCCAATGTATCTCATCTTGTACCATGTTCCGTTCCAATGTATCTCATCTTGTACCATGTTCCGTTCCAATGTATCTCATCTTGTACCATGTTCCGTTCCAATGTATCTCATCTTGTACCTTGTACCATGTTCCGTTCCAATGTATCTCATCTTGTACCATGTTCCGTTCCAATGTATCTCATCTTGTACCATGTTCCGTTCCAATGTATCTCATCTTGTACCATGTTCCGTTCCAATGTATCTCATCTTGTACCATGTTCCGTTCCAATGTATCTCATCTTGTACCATGTACTACGTTCTGCCATGAATTGCAATGTTTCTATCATGTCCATCTCGCATTTGTCcatgtcccaaacggcaccctattccctatatag
- the LOC118944289 gene encoding uncharacterized protein LOC118944289 isoform X2 produces MCLILYHVPFQCISSCTLYHVPFQCISSCTMFRSNVSHLVPCSVPMYLILYHVPFQCISSCTMFRSNVSHLVQCSVPMYLILYHVPFQCISSCTLYHVPFQCISSCTMFRSNVSHLVPCSVPMYLILYNVPFQCISSCTMFRSNVSHLVPCTMFRSNVSHLVPCSVPMYLILYHVPFQCISSCTMFRSNVSHLVPCSVPMYLILHHVPFQCISSCTLYHVPFQCISSCTMFRSNVSHLVPCSVPMYLIFYLAPCSVPMYLILYHVPFQCISSCTLYHGPFQSISFCTMFRSNVSHLVPCSVPMYLILYNVPFQCISSCTMFRSNVSHLVPCTMFRSNVSHLVPCSVPMYLILYHVPFQCISSCTMFRSNVSHLVPCTMFRSNVSHLVPCSVPMYLILYHVPFQCISSCTMFRSNVSHLVPCSVPMYLILYHVLRSAMNCNVSIMSISHLSMSQTAPYSLYSDKGPGQN; encoded by the exons ATGTGTCTCATCTTGTACCATGTTCCGTTCCAATGTATCTCATCTTGTACCTTGTACCATGTTCCGTTCCAATGTATCTCATCTTGTACCATGTTCCGTTCCAATGTATCTCATCTTGTACCATGTTCCGTTCCAATGTATCTCATCTTGTACCATGTTCCGTTCCAATGTATCTCATCTTGTACCATGTTCCGTTCCAATGTATCTCATCTTGTACAATGTTCCGTTCCAATGTATCTCATCTTGTACCATGTTCCGTTCCAATGTATCTCATCTTGTACCTTGTACCATG TTCCGTTCCAATGTATCTCATCTTGTACCATGTTCCGTTCCAATGTATCTCATCTTGTACCATGTTCCGTTCCAATGTATCTCATCTTGTACAATGTTCCGTTCCAATGTATCTCATCTTGTACCATGTTCCGTTCCAATGTATCTCATCTTGTACCTTGTACCATGTTCCGTTCCAATGTATCTCATCTTGTACCATGTTCCGTTCCAATGTATCTCATCTTGTACCATGTTCCGTTCCAATGTATCTCATCTTGTACCATGTTCCGTTCCAATGTATCTCATCTTGTACCATGTTCCGTTCCAATGTATCTCATCTTGCACCATGTTCCGTTCCAATGTATCTCATCTTGTACCTTGTACCATGTTCCGTTCCAATGTATCTCATCTTGTACCATGTTCCGTTCCAATGTATCTCATCTTGTACCATGTTCCGTTCCAATGTATCTCATCTTTTACCTTGCACCATGTTCCGTTCCAATGTATCTCATCTTGTACCATGTTCCGTTCCAATGTATCTCATCTTGTACCTTGTACCATGGTCCGTTCCAAAGTATCTCATTTTGTACCATGTTCCGTTCCAATGTATCTCATCTTGTACCATGTTCCGTTCCAATGTATCTCATCTTGTACAATGTTCCGTTCCAATGTATCTCATCTTGTACCATGTTCCGTTCCAATGTATCTCATCTTGTACCTTGTACCAT GTTCCGTTCCAATGTATCTCATCTTGTACCATGTTCCGTTCCAATGTATCTCATCTTGTACCATGTTCCGTTCCAATGTATCTCATCTTGTACCATGTTCCGTTCCAATGTATCTCATCTTGTACCTTGTACCATGTTCCGTTCCAATGTATCTCATCTTGTACCATGTTCCGTTCCAATGTATCTCATCTTGTACCATGTTCCGTTCCAATGTATCTCATCTTGTACCATGTTCCGTTCCAATGTATCTCATCTTGTACCATGTTCCGTTCCAATGTATCTCATCTTGTACCATGTACTACGTTCTGCCATGAATTGCAATGTTTCTATCATGTCCATCTCGCATTTGTCcatgtcccaaacggcaccctattccctatatagtgacaaGGGCCccggtcaaaactag
- the LOC118944289 gene encoding uncharacterized protein LOC118944289 isoform X3: MCLILYHVPFQCISSCTLYHVPFQCISSCTMFRSNVSHLVPCSVPMYLILYHVPFQCISSCTMFRSNVSHLVQCSVPMYLILYHVPFQCISSCTLYHGPFQCISSCTMFRSNVSHLVPCSVPMYLILYNVPFQCISSCTMFRSNVSHLVPCTMFRSNVSHLVPCSVPMYLILYHVPFQCISSCTMFRSNVSHLVPCSVPMYLILHHVPFQCISSCTLYHVPFQCISSCTMFRSNVSHLVPCSVPMYLIFYLAPCSVPMYLILYHVPFQCISSCTLYHGPFQSISFCTMFRSNVSHLVPCSVPMYLILYNVPFQCISSCTMFRSNVSHLVPCTMFRSNVSHLVPCSVPMYLILYHVPFQCISSCTMFRSNVSHLVPCTMFRSNVSHLVPCSVPMYLILYHVPFQCISSCTMFRSNVSHLVPCSVPMYLILYHVLRSAMNCNVSIMSISHLSMSQTAPYSLYSDKGPGQN, from the exons ATGTGTCTCATCTTGTACCATGTTCCGTTCCAATGTATCTCATCTTGTACCTTGTACCATGTTCCGTTCCAATGTATCTCATCTTGTACCATGTTCCGTTCCAATGTATCTCATCTTGTACCATGTTCCGTTCCAATGTATCTCATCTTGTACCATGTTCCGTTCCAATGTATCTCATCTTGTACCATGTTCCGTTCCAATGTATCTCATCTTGTACAATGTTCCGTTCCAATGTATCTCATCTTGTACCATGTTCCGTTCCAATGTATCTCATCTTGTACCTTGTACCATGGTCCGTTCCAAT GTATCTCATCTTGTACCATGTTCCGTTCCAATGTATCTCATCTTGTACCATGTTCCGTTCCAATGTATCTCATCTTGTACAATGTTCCGTTCCAATGTATCTCATCTTGTACCATGTTCCGTTCCAATGTATCTCATCTTGTACCTTGTACCATGTTCCGTTCCAATGTATCTCATCTTGTACCATGTTCCGTTCCAATGTATCTCATCTTGTACCATGTTCCGTTCCAATGTATCTCATCTTGTACCATGTTCCGTTCCAATGTATCTCATCTTGTACCATGTTCCGTTCCAATGTATCTCATCTTGCACCATGTTCCGTTCCAATGTATCTCATCTTGTACCTTGTACCATGTTCCGTTCCAATGTATCTCATCTTGTACCATGTTCCGTTCCAATGTATCTCATCTTGTACCATGTTCCGTTCCAATGTATCTCATCTTTTACCTTGCACCATGTTCCGTTCCAATGTATCTCATCTTGTACCATGTTCCGTTCCAATGTATCTCATCTTGTACCTTGTACCATGGTCCGTTCCAAAGTATCTCATTTTGTACCATGTTCCGTTCCAATGTATCTCATCTTGTACCATGTTCCGTTCCAATGTATCTCATCTTGTACAATGTTCCGTTCCAATGTATCTCATCTTGTACCATGTTCCGTTCCAATGTATCTCATCTTGTACCTTGTACCAT GTTCCGTTCCAATGTATCTCATCTTGTACCATGTTCCGTTCCAATGTATCTCATCTTGTACCATGTTCCGTTCCAATGTATCTCATCTTGTACCATGTTCCGTTCCAATGTATCTCATCTTGTACCTTGTACCATGTTCCGTTCCAATGTATCTCATCTTGTACCATGTTCCGTTCCAATGTATCTCATCTTGTACCATGTTCCGTTCCAATGTATCTCATCTTGTACCATGTTCCGTTCCAATGTATCTCATCTTGTACCATGTTCCGTTCCAATGTATCTCATCTTGTACCATGTACTACGTTCTGCCATGAATTGCAATGTTTCTATCATGTCCATCTCGCATTTGTCcatgtcccaaacggcaccctattccctatatagtgacaaGGGCCccggtcaaaactag
- the LOC118944289 gene encoding uncharacterized protein LOC118944289 isoform X4 has product MCLILYHVPFQCISSCTLYHVPFQCISSCTMFRSNVSHLVPCSVPMYLILYHVPFQCISSCTMFRSNVSHLVQCSVPMYLILYHVPFQCISSCTLYHGPFQCISSCTMFRSNVSHLVPCSVPMYLILYHVPFQCISSCTMFRSNVSHLVPCSVPMYLILYLVPCSVPMYLILYHVPFQCISSCTMFRSNVSHLVPCSVPMYLILYHVPFQCISSCTMFRSNVSHLVPCTMFRSNVSHLVPCSVPMYLILYHVPFQCISSFTLHHVPFQCISSCTMFRSNVSHLVPCTMVRSKVSHFVPCSVPMYLILYHVPFQCISSCTMFRSNVSHLVPCSVPMYLILYLVPCSVPMYLILYHVPFQCISSCTMFRSNVSHLVPCSVPMYLILYLVPCSVPMYLILYHVPFQCISSCTMFRSNVSHLVPCSVPMYLILYHVLRSAMNCNVSIMSISHLSMSQTAPYSLYSDKGPGQN; this is encoded by the exons ATGTGTCTCATCTTGTACCATGTTCCGTTCCAATGTATCTCATCTTGTACCTTGTACCATGTTCCGTTCCAATGTATCTCATCTTGTACCATGTTCCGTTCCAATGTATCTCATCTTGTACCATGTTCCGTTCCAATGTATCTCATCTTGTACCATGTTCCGTTCCAATGTATCTCATCTTGTACCATGTTCCGTTCCAATGTATCTCATCTTGTACAATGTTCCGTTCCAATGTATCTCATCTTGTACCATGTTCCGTTCCAATGTATCTCATCTTGTACCTTGTACCATGGTCCGTTCCAATGTATCTCATCTTGTACCATGTTCCGTTCCAATGTATCTCATCTTGTACCATGTTCCGTTCCAATGTATCTCATCTTGTACCATGTTCCGTTCCAATGTATCTCATCTTGTACAATGTTCCGTTCCAATGTATCTCATCTTGTACCATGTTCCGTTCCAATGTATCTCATCTTGTACCTTGTACCATGTTCCGTTCCAATGTATCTCATCTTGTACCATGTTCCGTTCCAATGTATCTCATCTTGTACCATGTTCCGTTCCAATGTATCTCATCTTGTACCATGTTCCGTTCCAATGTATCTCATCTTGTACCATGTTCCGTTCCAATGTATCTCATCTTGCACCATGTTCCGTTCCAATGTATCTCATCTTGTACCTTGTACCATGTTCCGTTCCAATGTATCTCATCTTGTACCATGTTCCGTTCCAATGTATCTCATCTTGTACCATGTTCCGTTCCAATGTATCTCATCTTTTACCTTGCACCATGTTCCGTTCCAATGTATCTCATCTTGTACCATGTTCCGTTCCAATGTATCTCATCTTGTACCTTGTACCATGGTCCGTTCCAAAGTATCTCATTTTGTACCATGTTCCGTTCCAATGTATCTCATCTTGTACCATGTTCCGTTCCAATGTATCTCATCTTGTACAATGTTCCGTTCCAATGTATCTCATCTTGTACCATGTTCCGTTCCAATGTATCTCATCTTGTACCTTGTACCAT GTTCCGTTCCAATGTATCTCATCTTGTACCATGTTCCGTTCCAATGTATCTCATCTTGTACCATGTTCCGTTCCAATGTATCTCATCTTGTACCATGTTCCGTTCCAATGTATCTCATCTTGTACCTTGTACCAT GTTCCGTTCCAATGTATCTCATCTTGTACCATGTTCCGTTCCAATGTATCTCATCTTGTACCATGTTCCGTTCCAATGTATCTCATCTTGTACCATGTTCCGTTCCAATGTATCTCATCTTGTACCATGTACTACGTTCTGCCATGAATTGCAATGTTTCTATCATGTCCATCTCGCATTTGTCcatgtcccaaacggcaccctattccctatatagtgacaaGGGCCccggtcaaaactag
- the LOC118944289 gene encoding uncharacterized protein LOC118944289 isoform X6, with product MCLILYHVPFQCISSCTLYHVPFQCISSCTMFRSNVSHLVPCSVPMYLILYHVPFQCISSCTMFRSNVSHLVQCSVPMYLILYHVPFQCISSCTLYHGPFQCISSCTMFRSNVSHLVPCSVPMYLILYHVPFQCISSCTMFRSNVSHLVPCSVPMYLILYLVPCSVPMYLILYHVPFQCISSCTMFRSNVSHLVPCSVPMYLILYHVPFQCISSCTMFRSNVSHLVPCTMFRSNVSHLVPCSVPMYLILYHVPFQCISSFTLHHVPFQCISSCTMFRSNVSHLVPCTMVRSKVSHFVPCSVPMYLILYHVPFQCISSCTMFRSNVSHLVPCSVPMYLILYLVPCSVPMYLILYHVPFQCISSCTMFRSNVSHLVPCSVPMYLILYHVPFQCISSCTLYHVPFQCISSCTMFRSNVSHLVPCSVPMYLILYHVPFQCISSCTMYYVLP from the exons ATGTGTCTCATCTTGTACCATGTTCCGTTCCAATGTATCTCATCTTGTACCTTGTACCATGTTCCGTTCCAATGTATCTCATCTTGTACCATGTTCCGTTCCAATGTATCTCATCTTGTACCATGTTCCGTTCCAATGTATCTCATCTTGTACCATGTTCCGTTCCAATGTATCTCATCTTGTACCATGTTCCGTTCCAATGTATCTCATCTTGTACAATGTTCCGTTCCAATGTATCTCATCTTGTACCATGTTCCGTTCCAATGTATCTCATCTTGTACCTTGTACCATGGTCCGTTCCAATGTATCTCATCTTGTACCATGTTCCGTTCCAATGTATCTCATCTTGTACCATGTTCCGTTCCAATGTATCTCATCTTGTACCATGTTCCGTTCCAATGTATCTCATCTTGTACAATGTTCCGTTCCAATGTATCTCATCTTGTACCATGTTCCGTTCCAATGTATCTCATCTTGTACCTTGTACCATGTTCCGTTCCAATGTATCTCATCTTGTACCATGTTCCGTTCCAATGTATCTCATCTTGTACCATGTTCCGTTCCAATGTATCTCATCTTGTACCATGTTCCGTTCCAATGTATCTCATCTTGTACCATGTTCCGTTCCAATGTATCTCATCTTGCACCATGTTCCGTTCCAATGTATCTCATCTTGTACCTTGTACCATGTTCCGTTCCAATGTATCTCATCTTGTACCATGTTCCGTTCCAATGTATCTCATCTTGTACCATGTTCCGTTCCAATGTATCTCATCTTTTACCTTGCACCATGTTCCGTTCCAATGTATCTCATCTTGTACCATGTTCCGTTCCAATGTATCTCATCTTGTACCTTGTACCATGGTCCGTTCCAAAGTATCTCATTTTGTACCATGTTCCGTTCCAATGTATCTCATCTTGTACCATGTTCCGTTCCAATGTATCTCATCTTGTACAATGTTCCGTTCCAATGTATCTCATCTTGTACCATGTTCCGTTCCAATGTATCTCATCTTGTACCTTGTACCATGTTCCGTTCCAATGTATCTCATCTTGTACCATGTTCCGTTCCAATGTATCTCATCTTGTACCATGTTCCGTTCCAATGTATCTCATCTTGTACCATGTTCCGTTCCAATGTATCTCATCTTGTACCATGTTCCGTTCCAATGTATCTCATCTTGTACCTTGTACCAT GTTCCGTTCCAATGTATCTCATCTTGTACCATGTTCCGTTCCAATGTATCTCATCTTGTACCATGTTCCGTTCCAATGTATCTCATCTTGTACCATGTTCCGTTCCAATGTATCTCATCTTGTACCATGTACTACGTTCTGCCATGA
- the LOC118944289 gene encoding uncharacterized protein LOC118944289 isoform X7: MCLILYHVPFQCISSCTLYHVPFQCISSCTMFRSNVSHLVPCSVPMYLILYHVPFQCISSCTMFRSNVSHLVQCSVPMYLILYHVPFQCISSCTLYHGPFQCISSCTMFRSNVSHLVPCSVPMYLILYHVPFQCISSCTMFRSNVSHLVPCSVPMYLILYLVPCSVPMYLILYHVPFQCISSCTMFRSNVSHLVPCSVPMYLILYHVPFQCISSCTMFRSNVSHLVPCTMFRSNVSHLVPCSVPMYLILYHVPFQCISSCTMFRSNVSHLVQCSVPMYLILYHVPFQCISSCTLYHVPFQCISSCTMFRSNVSHLVPCSVPMYLILYHVPFQCISSCTMFRSNVSHLVPCTMFRSNVSHLVPCSVPMYLILYHVPFQCISSCTMFRSNVSHLVPCSVPMYLILYHVLRSAMNCNVSIMSISHLSMSQTAPYSLYSDKGPGQN; the protein is encoded by the exons ATGTGTCTCATCTTGTACCATGTTCCGTTCCAATGTATCTCATCTTGTACCTTGTACCATGTTCCGTTCCAATGTATCTCATCTTGTACCATGTTCCGTTCCAATGTATCTCATCTTGTACCATGTTCCGTTCCAATGTATCTCATCTTGTACCATGTTCCGTTCCAATGTATCTCATCTTGTACCATGTTCCGTTCCAATGTATCTCATCTTGTACAATGTTCCGTTCCAATGTATCTCATCTTGTACCATGTTCCGTTCCAATGTATCTCATCTTGTACCTTGTACCATGGTCCGTTCCAATGTATCTCATCTTGTACCATGTTCCGTTCCAATGTATCTCATCTTGTACCATGTTCCGTTCCAATGTATCTCATCTTGTACCATGTTCCGTTCCAATGTATCTCATCTTGTACAATGTTCCGTTCCAATGTATCTCATCTTGTACCATGTTCCGTTCCAATGTATCTCATCTTGTACCTTGTACCATGTTCCGTTCCAATGTATCTCATCTTGTACCATGTTCCGTTCCAATGTATCTCATCTTGTACCATGTTCCGTTCCAATGTATCTCATCTTGTACCATGTTCCGTTCCAATGTATCTCATCTTGTACCATGTTCCGTTCCAATGTATCTCATCTTGCACCATGTTCCGTTCCAATGTATCTCATCTTGTACCTTGTACCATGTTCCGTTCCAATGTATCTCATCTTGTACCATGTTCCGTTCCAATGTATCTCATCTTGTACCAT GTTCCGTTCCAATGTATCTCATCTTGTACCATGTTCCGTTCCAATGTATCTCATCTTGTACAATGTTCCGTTCCAATGTATCTCATCTTGTACCATGTTCCGTTCCAATGTATCTCATCTTGTACCTTGTACCATGTTCCGTTCCAATGTATCTCATCTTGTACCATGTTCCGTTCCAATGTATCTCATCTTGTACCATGTTCCGTTCCAATGTATCTCATCTTGTACCATGTTCCGTTCCAATGTATCTCATCTTGTACCATGTTCCGTTCCAATGTATCTCATCTTGTACCTTGTACCATGTTCCGTTCCAATGTATCTCATCTTGTACCATGTTCCGTTCCAATGTATCTCATCTTGTACCATGTTCCGTTCCAATGTATCTCATCTTGTACCATGTTCCGTTCCAATGTATCTCATCTTGTACCATGTTCCGTTCCAATGTATCTCATCTTGTACCATGTACTACGTTCTGCCATGAATTGCAATGTTTCTATCATGTCCATCTCGCATTTGTCcatgtcccaaacggcaccctattccctatatagtgacaaGGGCCccggtcaaaactag
- the LOC118944289 gene encoding uncharacterized protein LOC118944289 isoform X9, which translates to MFRSNVSHLVPCTMFRSNVSHLVPCSVPMYLILYHVPFQCISSCTMFRSNVSHLVPCSVPMYLILYNVPFQCISSCTMFRSNVSHLVPCTMVRSNVSHLVPCSVPMYLILYHVPFQCISSCTMFRSNVSHLVQCSVPMYLILYHVPFQCISSCTLYHVPFQCISSCTMFRSNVSHLVPCSVPMYLILYHVPFQCISSCTMFRSNVSHLAPCSVPMYLILYLVPCSVPMYLILYHVPFQCISSCTMFRSNVSHLVPCSVPMYLILYNVPFQCISSCTMFRSNVSHLVPCTMFRSNVSHLVPCSVPMYLILYHVPFQCISSCTMFRSNVSHLVPCTMFRSNVSHLVPCSVPMYLILYHVPFQCISSCTMFRSNVSHLVPCSVPMYLILYHVLRSAMNCNVSIMSISHLSMSQTAPYSLYSDKGPGQN; encoded by the exons ATGTTCCGTTCCAATGTATCTCATCTTGTACCTTGTACCATGTTCCGTTCCAATGTATCTCATCTTGTACCATGTTCCGTTCCAATGTATCTCATCTTGTACCATGTTCCGTTCCAATGTATCTCATCTTGTACCATGTTCCGTTCCAATGTATCTCATCTTGTACCATGTTCCGTTCCAATGTATCTCATCTTGTACAATGTTCCGTTCCAATGTATCTCATCTTGTACCATGTTCCGTTCCAATGTATCTCATCTTGTACCTTGTACCATGGTCCGTTCCAATGTATCTCATCTTGTACCATGTTCCGTTCCAATGTATCTCATCTTGTACCATGTTCCGTTCCAATGTATCTCATCTTGTACCATGTTCCGTTCCAATGTATCTCATCTTGTACAATGTTCCGTTCCAATGTATCTCATCTTGTACCATGTTCCGTTCCAATGTATCTCATCTTGTACCTTGTACCATGTTCCGTTCCAATGTATCTCATCTTGTACCATGTTCCGTTCCAATGTATCTCATCTTGTACCATGTTCCGTTCCAATGTATCTCATCTTGTACCATGTTCCGTTCCAATGTATCTCATCTTGTACCATGTTCCGTTCCAATGTATCTCATCTTGCACCATGTTCCGTTCCAATGTATCTCATCTTGTACCTTGTACCATGTTCCGTTCCAATGTATCTCATCTTGTACCATGTTCCGTTCCAATGTATCTCATCTTGTACCAT GTTCCGTTCCAATGTATCTCATCTTGTACCATGTTCCGTTCCAATGTATCTCATCTTGTACAATGTTCCGTTCCAATGTATCTCATCTTGTACCATGTTCCGTTCCAATGTATCTCATCTTGTACCTTGTACCAT GTTCCGTTCCAATGTATCTCATCTTGTACCATGTTCCGTTCCAATGTATCTCATCTTGTACCATGTTCCGTTCCAATGTATCTCATCTTGTACCATGTTCCGTTCCAATGTATCTCATCTTGTACCTTGTACCATGTTCCGTTCCAATGTATCTCATCTTGTACCATGTTCCGTTCCAATGTATCTCATCTTGTACCATGTTCCGTTCCAATGTATCTCATCTTGTACCATGTTCCGTTCCAATGTATCTCATCTTGTACCATGTTCCGTTCCAATGTATCTCATCTTGTACCATGTACTACGTTCTGCCATGAATTGCAATGTTTCTATCATGTCCATCTCGCATTTGTCcatgtcccaaacggcaccctattccctatatagtgacaaGGGCCccggtcaaaactag